In Salvelinus namaycush isolate Seneca unplaced genomic scaffold, SaNama_1.0 Scaffold40, whole genome shotgun sequence, the DNA window TCACCCCACATGGAACACTAGATCCGTATCTCACCCCACATAGAACACTAGATCCTTATCTCACCCCGCATGGAACACTAGATCCTTATCTCACCCCACATGGAACACTAGATCCGTATCTCACCCCGCATGGAACACTAGATCCTTATCTCACCCCACATGGAACACTAGATCCTTATCTCACCCCGCATGGAACACTAGATCCTTATCTCACCCCACATGGAACACTAGATCCTTATCTCACCCCACATGGAACACTAGATCCTTATCTCACCCCACATGGAACACTAGATCCTTATCTCACCCCACATGGAACACTAGATCCGTATCTCACCCCACATGGAACACTAGATCCTTATCTCACCCCACATGGAACACTAGATCCTTATCTCACCCCACATGGAACACTAGATCCTTATCTCACCCCACATGGAACACTAGATCCTTATCTCACCCCACATGGAACACTAGATCCTTATCTCACCCCACATGGAACACTAGATCCTTATCTCACCCCACATGGAACACTAGATCCTTATCTCACCCCACATGGAACACTAGATCCTTATCTCACCCCACATGGAACACTAGATCCTTATCTCACCCCACATGGAACACTAGATCCGTATCTCACCCCACATAGAACACTAGATCCTTATCTCACCCCGCATGGAACACTAGATCCTTATCTCACCCCACATGGAACACTAGATCCGTATCTCACCCCACATGGAACACTAGATCCTTATCTCACCCCACATGGAACACTAGATCCTTATCTCACCCCACATGGAACACTAGATCCTTATCTCACCCCACATGGAACACTAGATCCTTATCTCACCCCACATGGAACACTAGATCCTTATCTCACCCATACAGCAGCTTCAAATGATGTTATCATCAACTCCACAACGTGGTCCTGAGAGCACTGGTATTCAGCTAGCAAGACGTTAACATCCTCATGTCAATCAACCTAAAGTAAAGTTGGACTCATGATGGATGTCAATAGCTCTCCAGTGTAATTGCTTGCTCTTACTCTTACACACTGCGCATGCACAATCCCATAACCGTTTGCACACCTTATTTATGGATCTTTTAAAGGGACAGTGCCATCTAGTGGATATAAATGAATACAGCTACGTTCTTTTACCACCTGGCTACACCTGGACTACAGTTTGTAATGAATTCAACTCAAATTAAAAAGTAAACAAAAGGACGCTACAACAACTTCCGGTAAGATACTGCATTTATTGTTACAAATCCGAGTCACTTTGAAATGTTTGTTTTCTTGTTGTAACACAACACAGTGGAGTCTAAATGTATTTGTGTGACAGAAAtgtaacacaaacaatatcctACATAATTACTAATATCATTTCTTTAGTGTCTTGACTTTCTAAGGTCCTGTGGAAAAACATAAAAATTAACTTAAAGAAGACAAAGGCTCTTGCTTGTAGGCAGTGCTTCAAGGCTGGAGGAGGACCCCCAGTTAGACCAGAGACAGATGAGCTGGGGGACTGGTGGAGGACCCCCAGTTAGACCAGAGACAGAAGAGCTGGGGGACTGGTGGAGGACCCCCAGTAAGACCAGAGACAGATGAGCTGGGGGACTGGTGGAAGACCCCCAGTTAGACCAGACAGATGAGCTGGGGGACTGGTGGAGGACCCCCAGTAAGACCAGAGACGGATGTGCTGGGGGACTTTTTGACCGGGATCATTGATAGCCAGCAACCCCTGGAAGGTATCGCCGAAGACGAACATTTGGACAGTTCAGATAGGGGACCGTTCAAATCCTCATTTGGTAGGACACATTCAACATGTGCCATCCCCGGACTGTAGGGAACATGTAATGTTGTCAGTCATCTCTTGCACTCCCATAAGAAAAAATTATGTAATAAACTTAACTCTTGAACATATAATGTTCTCTAGTGCAGCAATGTAATAATTTTCCAGAGGTAGATGATTACCATATATTGATTACCATAGCTTGATCACTATACCTtgattaccatcatcctcctcatcttcaATGTGAGAATCTGGGCAGCCATGCtgtttgaggtcattgtgaaGCCCTGGGCAGCCATGCtgtttgaggtcattgtgaaGCCCTGGGCAGCCATGCtgtttgaggtcattgtgaagcactgggcagccatgctgtttgaggtcattgtgaagcactgggcagccatgctgtttgaggtcattgtgaaGCCCTGGGCAGCCATGCtgtttgaggtcattgtgaaGCCCTGGGCAGCCATGCtgtttgaggtcattgtgaagcactgggcagccatgctgtttgaggtcattgtgaagcactgggcagccatgctgtttgaggtcattgtgaagcactgggcagccatgctgtttgaggtcattgtgaaGCCCTGATCATGTGTTCCGCTACACCTCTGGTGCGGATATGAACTTGGTTGTACCGTTGTTGCTTAGCTCCTATTGCATGAAGATAAGGAGGTGAACCAGAAGTTGGTCTGTGCATACCCACTGTCACCATGGATACCCACTGTCACCAAGTATGATTCCACTATGTTGTCCTCCTTCAAGCTGAGCATACAAAGAGGAATGTTGGAAAATCCTTGAGTCATGAGTTGCGCCTTTCCAACGTGCAACAATGTTGGAGATCTGCAAAATTGGGAGTGCACACACTTTGTACATTTATTGAGAACCATTTTTTATTCCTGTACTCCTCAGCATCTGCTGTAGATGGACACTTAATGGTAATATGACATTCATCTATACAGCCGATGACTCCTGGGACGTTCCCATATTCATAGAACTCTACCTTGTAGTTGGCCTGGGCAGCAGCATCAGCAAATATTATGTAATTCTGCATACATTCTGTTCACATACACTACACAAATCTCTTGTTTCACGATGGAAGGTTCCAGATGCCAAAAACCTCAAGGTGATCAGTACTTCTAAGGAAGAAGGGATGGGCCTTCCCCTACGAGAACCAGATGAGAGCCTTGGCTCAAGGTGATCAGTTATTGTAGGGAAGGAGTCTAGGATTAGGCTTAATCTATGTCTGTGAAATCTCCCCATAGAGTTCAGTTTTCAGGGTGCCATATCTATGATATCATCATTTGACGGTGGACCAGTGGTTCATTTCACCAGAGGGGCAATATAGATTGGGTGCTGCTGTCACCTAGCGGTCAGAAACGGTACTGGCTATGTCAGGTCCACactgtacagcagggatcatcaactccTAGATTCAGCCTGGCTGATTTTTTGTTGAGCTGATGGTGgcgggccggaacataattacaaataatttgtagactgcaaattgacgaAAGAATCGCAAACAGAtattgactaaaacataataatttcaaaccttgtttACGTTCGTATACAATCACGTGTATACGAACGTTTGGGAACAGATATCTTAAATTAAAAATCATTTGAAGCTGATTTCCTGATGTTTTTACAATATTTTATatccaacaatgaaaataaaaatatataaaaaactttgttttttgctcagaaaacttgggggccaAATGAGACCAAATtcggccgccagttggggaacaccgctgtacaaaatgtatttatgGTAGCCTACACATATTCTGTGCGCGTTATGGATGGTTTGTTAACTGAAAAGCATCCCTCATTCATTCAAATGGCAAGAGGTTGTGGAAATAAACTTCAGTAGCCTAAAAAACATTGGCAAAAGGAGTTAGTTAGCCTTTTATCATTACAATACGTAGCCTAACATAGGCTACAGCTTTTAGCCTATTTGTTGTGATTACACTTACTTTTCGGTATTATAACATTTATAGACCGTGCCTATAATATACAATTGGGCATATAGGCATATATAGAATACAATTAATGTATTATTGGGAATACATCTGAAACGACACACTAGGCTATTCCCATGCTCTGTTGAGAAGAAAAGCAAAGAATTTATCGATGACAGCCGGGTGCTGCTTCTCAGCCTGTCGTCATCGCGTTGAATCGTTAACGGACGTATTAACGTTCCAGGCCCTGTGCGTAACGTGTGGAGGCTATGCAGACCCAGAACCTACAGCGTCCCGCTGATCTCATCGGTTAACGGACTAAAGAAAGGACGAGGGTTTGAGAAAACACCTTATCGTTACCGAATACCGTGACGGAAGTGTAATGCAACAGTGAAGATATCTTGTCGCTCGCGACATGCGGATGGCGCGTTAGGTGAAACTGTAAACTAATGTATGTCCGGTCAGCTGTTTTTATTTACCGAGAGACAGCAGCATCACCGGGACGTGTGCACGAGACCACAGACTAGCCTATACCGGCGATCCGGACACCCACAAACGGGCAGGACTAAGGGAGAGGAGGAcgcagagagagaaaataaaagagtgagagagagagagagatggagtttAAGCAGCTGGTGGAGGTGGCGGAGAAATGGTGTTCGTCGGTTCCGTTCGATCTGATCTTCGCggaggaggatgatgagagaAGACTGGACTTCTACGCAGAACCGGGAATCTCTTTCTATGTCCTTTGTCCCGATAACATGACGGGAGGGATCGAGCATTTCGTAAGTGTGTGTTCGCACGCGTGTGTTGGTTTCGGTGATTTGGGGTTTGCCTCTCGGGTCCCCCGGCGCAGTGTGTGTGCAACGGGAATGATGTCACTGCACCTGACTGTAGCACGCCTGGCGCGCATGTTGTTTTGGCCGCATTATATAGGCCGCATGTCCTGCGCATGGACACAAGCCTGCAATAGCAgtgctgttgttgttttgttagagaAGCGTCCGCTGCTCTCTAGTCCCCACTCTCCATCAGCCCGCCGGGGTCAGAGGGCGGGGACCACAGTTCTCCTGGCCCGGTGCCAGGCGTAAAAATAGGCAACAGCCGCGGTACCGGAAGGACTCAGAGCCATGCATCCCTCCTTAAGCAACTGGCAGTAATACTGTAATGTTGTATACATTTTCTATGCAAATATGTAATGTACGTAGAGCGTCAACAAATGTTTACTGCACTAGGCCCCATCTCCCCCACTTTCTcgccctccttctctctcaccctctatctcactatcactctctttctcagtctctctctatctcactatcactctctttctcagtctctctctatctcactgtcactctctttctctctcagaccTCCCCCTCTTGTTATAGCCCTGTATCTGGACAGACTTCCTGTAACAACCCCTGTATCTGGACAGACTTCCTTTTACAACCCCTGTATCTGGACAGACTTCCTGTTACAACCCCTGTATCTGGACAGACTTCCTGTTACAACCCCTGTATCTGGACAGACTTCCTGTTACAACCCCTGTATCTGGACAGACTTCCTGTTACAACCCCTGTATCTGGACAGACTTCCTGTAACAACCCCTGTATCTGGACAGACTTCCTGTTACAATCCCGGTATCTGGACAGACTTCCTGTTACATCCCTGTATCTGGACAGACTTCCTGTTATAGTCCTGTATCTGGACAGACTTCCTGTTACAATCCCGGTATCTGGACAGATTTCCTGTAACAACCCCTGTATCTGGACAGACTTCCTGTTATAGCCCTGTATCTGGACAGACTTCCTGTAATAACCCCTGTATCTGGACAGACTTCCTgttatttacattacatttacatttaagtcatttagcagacgctcttatccagagcgacttacaaattgttATAGTCCTGTATCTGGACAGACTTCCTGTTATAGCCCTGTATCTGGACAGACTTCCTGTAATAACCCCTGTATCTGGACAGACTTCCTGTTACAACCCCTGTATCTGGACAGACTTCCTGTAACAACCCCTGTATCTGGACAGACTTCCTGTTATATCCTTGTATCTGGACAGACTTCCTGTTATATCCCTGTATCTGGACAGACTTCCTGGTAAGCTCATCTGTGTGCCAAGGCTTTAGTTCAGGAGGCTAACACAGGTTCAAACCCCGGTCAGTTACACATGTGTGATTCACTTACGTCCACGTGTTTGTCTGAaggtgttatctctctctctctgtgttctactGATCTGAatgtgttatctctctctctctctctctctctctctctctctctctctctctctctctctctctctctctctctctctctctctctctctctctctctctctcgctctctgtgtgtgttctactgttCTGAATGTGTTTTCGCTCTCTGTGTTCTACTGTTCTGAttgtgttatctctctctctctctctgtgttctactGTTCTGAATGTGTTATCTCTCTGTGTTCTACTGATCTGAATgtgttatctctctctgtgtgctctaCTGATCTGAatgtgttatctctctctctctctgttctactgATCTGAatgtgttatctctctctctgtgttctaatGTTCTGAaggtgttatctctctctctgtgttctaatGTTCTGAATgtgttatctctctctgtgttctaatGTTCTGAAGgtgttatctctctctgtgttctactGATCTGAatgtgttatctctctctctctgtgttctaatGTTCTGAAGgtgttatctctctctgtgttctaatGTTCTGAatgtgttatctctctctctgtgttctaatGTTCTGAATgtgttatctctctctgtgttctaatGTTCTGAATgtgttatctctctctgtgttctactGATCTGAATgtgttatctctctctgtgttctactGATCTGAatgtgttatctctctctctgtgttctactGATCTGAatgtgttatctctctctctctctgtgttctaatGTTCTGAatgtgttatctctctctctctgtgttctaatGTTCTGAatgtgttatctctctctctgtgttctaatGTTCTGAATGTgttatctctctgtgtgttctactgatctgaatgtgttatctctctctctgtgttctaatGTTCTGAatgtgttatctctctctctgtgttctaatGTTCTGAATgtgttatctctctctgtgttctactGATCTGAatgtgttatctctctctctgtgttctaatGTTCTGAATgtgttatctctctctgtgttctactGATCTGAatgtgttatctctctctctgtgttctaatGTTCTGAatgtgttatctctctctctgtgttctactGATCTGAATgtgttatctctctctgtgttctattGTTCTGAATgtgttatctctctctgtgttctactTCTACTGGCTGTTCATATCTACCAACATCTaccatatacagtataatataataataacatttaccatatacagtataatataataataacattTCCATATACAGTTATAATGTGGTAATGTGGCTATATGGGTCAGGTtaataacctgtgtgtgtgtgtgtgtgtgtgtgtgtgtgtgtgtgtgtgtgtgtgtgtgtgtgtgtgtgtgtgtgtgtgtgtgtgtgtgtgtgtgtgtgtgtgtgtgtgtgtgtgtgtgtgtgtgtgtgtatctacagCATGTATGGAGTGAGAGTGAGGACTGCCTGCCATTCCTCCAGGTAGCCCAGGACTACATCACTTCCTGTGGAAAGAAGACACTTCTGGAGGTCCTGGACAAAGTGTTGACTTCCTTCAGACCTGCAAGTACATAGATAACGTTATACACAATATTACactataataacaataatacaacTACATTACTAAAGAATACAACATAACAACTGTTAAATGTCTCCCTCATGTCTTTAATACATTACTAAAGAATACACCATAACAACTGTTAAATGTCTCCCTCATGTCTTTAATACATTACTAAAGAATACAACATAACAACTGTTAAATGTCTCCCTCATGTCTTTACATACATTAGTAACTAAGTCCActggataagaacatctgctaaatgactcaaatagGCTGGctacctttgggggggggggaacaggTTGTCTACATTTAGGGGGGGGGGCGACGACTGGTAGAGGGTCTTCTCTTTCAATTAACATAACCAGATGTGTTAGTGCAGGGCTGGAACTAAAGCCTGCACACCCTGCCGCTAAGCTCTTCAGGACTGAGTTACACTCGTCTTTGACAGGAAGGATACACATCAATCTTGAAGTGCTGGAGTTAGCTTTTAAGCtctcttccccctttctctcgagtctcacctctatctctctcttcctctctcgttttctctctctctagttgctGGGTCTACCAGACATAGATGATGAGACGTTTGAGCAGTACCATGCAGGCGTGGAGGAGGAACCAGAGGCAGACCACCAGCAAATGGGAGTCAGCCAGCAGTGATGCCCATAGATGAGGTGTCCAGTAGGGCTACAATAACTACCCATGCCCCTGGTCTCATCACCTACAACAACACACAGGCCCAACGGCCCTGTAGCGACTATACACAGTCATAAtgtatactcacacacacacacaggcccaacGACCCTGTAGCGACTATACACAGTCATAAtgtatactcacacacacacacaggcccaacGACCCTGTAGCGACTATACACAGTCATAAtgtatactcacacacacacacaggcccaacGACCCTGTAGCGACTATACACAGTCATAAtgtatactcacacacacacacaggcccaacGACCCTGTAGTGACTATACACAGTCATAAtgtatactcacacacacacacaggcccaacGACCCTGTAGCGACTATACACAGTCATAAtgtatactcacacacacacacaggcccaacGACCCTGTAGCGACTATACACAGTCATAAtgtatactcacacacacacacaggcccaacGACCCTGTAGCGACTATACACAGTCATAAtgtatactcacacacacacacaggcccaacGACCCTGTAGCGACTATACACAGTCATAAtgtatactcacacacacacacacacaggcccaacGACTCTGTAGCGACTATACACAGTCATAAtgtatactcacacacacacacaggcccaacGACCCTGTAGCGACTATACACAGTCATAAtgtatactcacacacacacacaggcccaacGGCCCTGTAGCGACTATACACAGTCATAAtgtatactcacacacacacacaggcccaacGACCCTGTAGCGACTATACACAGTCATAAtgtatactcacacacacacacaggcccaacGACCCTGTAGCGACTATACACAGTCATAAtgtatactcacacacacacacaggcccaacGACCCTGTAGCGACTATACACAGTCATAAtgtatactcacacacacacacaggcccaacGACCCTGTAGCGACTATACACAGTCATAAtgtatactcacacacacacacaggcccaacGACCCTGTAGCGACTATACACAGTCATAAtgtatactcacacacacacacaggcccaacGACCCTGTAGCGACTATACACAGTCATAAtgtatactcacacacacacacaggcccaacGACCCTGTAGCGACTATACACAGTCATAAtgtatactcacacacacacacaggcccaacGACCCTGTAGCGACTATACACAGTCATAAtgtatactcacacacacacacaggacagccTGCTTCTCAAAAGATTTGCTCCCCAGATTGTGCACTCCctgcctccctcacacacacacacacacagacacagacacacacacacacacacacacacacacacacacacacacacacacacacacacacacacagccgtgcCCCAGCCTTGCCATAGAACTTGATTATTATGATCAATcacaacagacagtagttatacatATAGTGGACTACAACATGACTGGAGTTACTATTACTAACCACCTGCAGGCTGGTTCTAGCATGGTAAATACATCACTCCCCAAGCcagctcaccccccccccccaggccccCCATCCAGGCCACCAGGACCTACAGAGAACTGTCAGTGTCAACCATGTAACACCGTACTGTAACACCGTACTGTAACACCGTACTGTAACCATCCACTGTACCACACAATGTTAACCAGCACATTGTTGTGTCCTTGTAACAATGTTAGCGGTGAAAGTAGAGGGAGGAATAGAACTGTAATCCTATGGTAGAAACTGTTCCTCGTGTACTGCTGTGAGGTCGGCCAAAtgctgctgtgtgtttgtgtgtgtgtgtgtgtgtgtttgtttgtgtgtttgtttaatgaggtgtgtgtgtgagtgtgtgtgtgagtgtgagtgtgagtgtgtgaggcACCACCATCAGTGCACTGCTTCCCTTTTACTTTCCCCACGGCCCTGAAGGAGTAGGATGAAGTTGTGATCACAGGGTGAACTGATCCTGGATCTGTGTCTACAGGCAACGTCTGTCTACCTGCAGCCACCTTCTTCCACCACACTGAACTACACATGTagctacagagccttcagaaagtattcacaccccttgacttagtccacatgttgttgtgttacagactgaatttaagATGGATtaaatacaccatccaaagtgtaattaataatttcaccatgctcaaagggatattcattgtctgtttttttttttgttttgtttttttacccatctaccaatagctgcCCTTCTTTGTGAAACATTGGAAAACCTATGGTGTTTGTGGtctaatctgtgtttgaaattcactgctcgactgagggaccttacagataattgtatgtatggggtacagagatgaggtagtcattcaaaaatcatgttaaacactattattgcacacagaattggtcctttttaaaaatgaattagcaaaaatgtctaaaaacattattccactttaacattatggggcGTTTTGTGAAGGCcaatgacacaacatctcaatgtaatccattttgaattcgggCTTTAACCCCCTAAAACTCTGCACCTCGAAGCcggttccactgcattttttcagTGTTCGTttctaatcagggactggtttagacctgggacaccaggtgggtgattcccctctaatcagggactggtttagacctgggacaccaggtgggtgattcccctctaatcagggactggtttagacctgggacaccaggtgggtgattcccctctaatcagggactggtttagacctgggacaccaggtgggtgattcccctctaatcagggactggtttagacctgggacaccaggtgggtgattcccctctaatcagggactggtttagacctaggacaccaggtgggtgattcccctctaatcagggactggtttagacctgggacaccaggtgggtgtaaTTATctgtagaacagaaaaccagcaggcttcggacctcatagggtaagaattgaatagccctgctgtaacaacaaaatgtggactaattcaaggggtatgaatacagtACTTTCTAAtctaaaggcactgtatctcTGAACATGGCAACTATAATACATTTAACGTTCTCTCTGAATAGTTTAAAGTCTACTTTGTCCTATAAACATGTCCTTTGATTTGTATTTA includes these proteins:
- the LOC120041039 gene encoding uncharacterized protein LOC120041039 — translated: MDVHGHGVGNGSLYVRVSYLGLGAKVRHQSGPRGRAPGPRTTTPHGTLDPYLTPHGTLDPYLTPHGTLDPYLTPHGTLDPYLTPHGTLDPYLTPHGTLDPYLTPHGTLDPYLTPHGTLDPYLTPHGTLDPYLTPHGTLDPYLTPHGTLDPYLTPHRTLDPYLTPHGTLDPYLTPHGTLDPYLTPHGTLDPYLTPHGTLDPYLTPHGTLDPYLTPHGTLDPYLTPHGTLDPYLTPHGTLDPYLTPHGTLDPYLTPHGTLDPYLTPHGTLDPYLTPHGTLDPYLTPHGTLDPYLTPHGTLDPYLTPHGTLDPYLTPHGTLDPYLTPHGTLDPYLTPHGTLDPYLTPHGTLDPYLTPHRTLDPYLTPHGTLDPYLTPHGTLDPYLTPHGTLDPYLTPHGTLDPYLTPHGTLDPYLTPHGTLDPYLTPHGTLDPYLTHTAASNDVIINSTTWS